The Pseudomonadota bacterium DNA segment CTTCCGCGGGCCCTTACTCTTGGATCGACCCTGAACCTTCTGCTCGATACCCACGTTTGGCTGTGGTGGCTGTTCGACGACGACCGGTTGTCGGCACGGGCACGAGCGATGGTGGCGGATCCGGACAATGCGGTGTTTGTGTCCGCGGCCAGCGCATGGGAGGTCGCCACGAAGCATCGTCTCGGCAAGCTACCCTCGGCGCAGGTGCTGGTGCAGGACATGGCCGGCTGGGTCCATAGGGCAGGGTTTCGGGCGTTGCCGATCGACATCGTGCATGCACAGAAGGCAGGCTCTTGGCCCTCAGCGCATCGCGATCCGTTCGACCGCATGCTCGCCGCCCAGAGCGTGTTGGAGCAATTGCCTCTCCTCACAAAAGATGCGGCTTTCGCGCAGTTGGGCGTCGCCACCCTCTGGTAGCCGACCCTTGACTGCTCCACAGTAACTTGTACTGGCTTCGGATTTCACGCTGGCCTTTGGCAACAACCAGGGTCCATCGCTTCCAGCGCCTTCCTCGCCGCCTCCCTCCTTTCTCGTATCTTCCGCCACCTTCGGCGCGCTGCACCAGCACTGGCTGGGTGGCCTGCTAGCCGGCATGGCCTACGCCCTCGCTGTCTACCGCCGTAGTCGGCTCGCCGACGCTGTCCTCGCCCACGCCGTCACCAACGCCATCCTTGCCGCCTACGTGTGCGCCACCCGCAACTGGCACCTGTGGTAGCTACTGGTCCCGAGTGTCAATCGACGCCGAGCAGGTCGCCGAAAGGCAACAGGAACTCGAAGTGGTCCGACGTTTCTATGTCTGGATGCAGCTCACCTTCGTAGATGAGACCCGTGCGCACCGAGAGGGATGATGGGAGCCTGAGGCGGGCGAGCTTCCGCTGCATTTCGTCCATGACGCTTGTACCGATCTTGTCGCGAAACTTCACTTCGAACAGGTACAGGGCGCGTCTGGTGCGGAGCATGACATCGACCTGGCAGGCTCGGCGACGAGCAGTCCGCGCATGCCAATACGGACCGATGTTGATGACAGGCACGTTGCCCAGCCCGAGCGCGCGCAGCACGGGCTGAATACTCTGCAAGACCAGGTTCTCGAACTGTAGCCCAATGATGGTGTCCCAGGCGCCAAGGGTTTCCAGCGGCGTGCGCTGGTAGAGACCCTTGATGATCTGAGGGCGTAAAGCTTCGATATACTTGAGATAGAATCGTACATAATTGTCACTCAACCGGTAGCGAGATGAACGCCGCCTGGACTTACCCGTCGTTGGATCGAACGCGGTGTCCCTGGAGATGAAACCTGCCATTTCCAAATCGGCCAACGCTTCCCCCAGGCTGCCTCCTTTCACTCGACCCAGCTTGTTACTTATCTCGGAGAGCGTGCGAGGACCGCTCACCAGCGTGTGGGCGATGTCGCGGTAAGCAGCGGCTCGTCGGGAGAAGATGTCGTGAAAGATCTGCTCGAACTCGTTGAACAGCATCCCTCCCGGATTGAAGCAGAGGCGCTCAATGTTCTGCTCTGCCGTTTGACTCGGCTGAATCTCTTCGAGGTAGCGAGGCACACCTCCTGTAACGGCCAAGACGGCGAGCTTCTCACGCGAGGCCACTTTGTGTTTCCTGCTTCGCCAGAACGCGTTGCATTCGTTAATGGAAAGCGGCTTCAGACTAAACTGCCACGAGCAGCGTCCTACGAAACCGGTGCTGCTCAGGATGTTACGCTGTATCCACGAAGAAACGGACCCGCAAAGCACCATGAGCAGCCCGGTTCGGCGGGAGAAGTACTGATCCCAGGCGTTCTTCAGGTGTCCCGCAAAGTCCGGATCACCTGCAGCCATCCACGAGATTTCATCCAGAAGCAGCAGGGTGCTGCCGGTGGACTCCAGCTGGCTCGCCAAGAGCTGAAACGCCTGCGGCCAGGAGTCGAGCGCCACCTTGGGTAAACGGGTCTGCTGGGCGAGTTGCTGAGAGAAGGCATCGAGCTGCGCTTGCCTGGTCATGCCGGGACGTGGTGCCAGCCCGTTGAAGGCAAGGAAATGCTTGGCTTTTTTGCCAACCTGATGAACCAGCGTGCTCTTGCCGATTCTCCTTCGCCCCTGGCACACTACCAGGGAGGATTCCCGCTTCTTGAGGAGTTGAGCGAACTCGCTCAGCTCACGCTCACGGCCGACGAATAGGGTCATGTCGATTACGGCGTCGGGACAAGATAACATCGCCACTTCGATTTCGATCCATCCCGTCCAGCGGGGTTGCGCCGCCTTCGAATACAGGGAGTATTCGCGCGACAGCACACCTTGCTGGCCGGGCGCCTCGAAGCCGACCTGGCAATGCTGTTTTGACCCGACGCCTAGGCACTAGGTGCCCGGAATGTTAGCAAAACATTTGGCACCTAGCGAACATTTCGTCGATTAGGTGCCCGAATCTTTGGTCGTGGTTTCGGCACCTAATCGACGCAGCGTCAACGCGCCGCGCACTTCAAGAGACCCCGAGAGCTTTGTCGAGGCTGCGTACGAGCCCGCGCACGCGGTCGGCGGCCAGCTCACCGCCGCCAGGCGCCTGGGCGCTACGGTGGGCGAATGCGCAACCGACCGCGATGCCGGCAACGACGCGCAGGGCCTTGCGGCATTCGTGGAACGCTTTGGTGCGCGGGCCCCGAGGAGACCACTGCGCGTCCGGGTCCAGCCTCGGCTCCCTCTTCGATACGCCGGGCGAGCAACTGCCAGTCAATCCCGAGGCACCATCCACATGAAAGAACCGCTGTCGGACAGCGGATAACGGTAGGCCGTGATCGATAAGGGGCGTCCTGACGCATCGCGTACATGCAACATGGTCTCTCCGACCCGACACCTGAGGCATTGACACACCCTAACACACCCCGTGCATATTTTCAATTTAGTCATATTTTTATGTTCTAAACATAAATGGTGCCATCGCTCCGTGTCGGGGCCGCTCACCCAGACAGCGATTCCGGCCCTCAAGTACAGCTCCACACGCCTTGGTCCACGACACATCAGCTCCCGTGTTCGGGCCAACGAGGTGGGACTCAGATCCGGGCGTCGTTCGAGAATGCTCCGAAAGCACTCGTCGAGGATGCGCTCGGTCCAACGCACACGGACCAGGCCAGTTAAGCCGAGACGCACAAGCAGATCCCGCAGAGGGGCCGGATGCAGCACGCAGGCGTCGTACAGGACGGTGAAGGCCACGACGATCAGTAGCCGAGGTCGTGCTTCTGCGCTTCGGCCGATAACTCGTCTAGCACTTGCTCGTGCTCACGGTCCCTGGCTTCCTTGTAGGCCATCACGTCGGACACTTTGAGTCTGCGATGCGTGCCAACTTTAGAGTGTGGGATCTCTCCCCGGTTCAGCAGGCGCACCAGGTATGGTCGCGAGATGTTGAGCAACTCGGCGGTTTCCTGCGTCGTGAGTTCGGCATGTACGGGTACGATGGTGACCGCGTTGCCGTTGGCTAGCTGTCCTAGCACCTCCATGAATAGGTCAAATGCCTCCCGCGGGACAGTAACCTCAACGGGGTCCCCCTTCGTGCGGACCACCCGTAGCGCACGTGCTCCCTTACGACGGGGCAGGCTTCGCAGCGTTTCGAGCGCTGCATGGGCCTGTTGAGCCACCTTGTCTGATGGCACTGTAAGGGATGCTGCTGGCATGGGAGGGCCTCGACGCTGTTGGCGCTTCTACATCCCAGTGTGGCTCGTATCCGAAATAAACGCAACCCGAAAGCGACGA contains these protein-coding regions:
- a CDS encoding helix-turn-helix domain-containing protein — protein: MPSDKVAQQAHAALETLRSLPRRKGARALRVVRTKGDPVEVTVPREAFDLFMEVLGQLANGNAVTIVPVHAELTTQETAELLNISRPYLVRLLNRGEIPHSKVGTHRRLKVSDVMAYKEARDREHEQVLDELSAEAQKHDLGY
- a CDS encoding AAA family ATPase; this translates as MLSREYSLYSKAAQPRWTGWIEIEVAMLSCPDAVIDMTLFVGRERELSEFAQLLKKRESSLVVCQGRRRIGKSTLVHQVGKKAKHFLAFNGLAPRPGMTRQAQLDAFSQQLAQQTRLPKVALDSWPQAFQLLASQLESTGSTLLLLDEISWMAAGDPDFAGHLKNAWDQYFSRRTGLLMVLCGSVSSWIQRNILSSTGFVGRCSWQFSLKPLSINECNAFWRSRKHKVASREKLAVLAVTGGVPRYLEEIQPSQTAEQNIERLCFNPGGMLFNEFEQIFHDIFSRRAAAYRDIAHTLVSGPRTLSEISNKLGRVKGGSLGEALADLEMAGFISRDTAFDPTTGKSRRRSSRYRLSDNYVRFYLKYIEALRPQIIKGLYQRTPLETLGAWDTIIGLQFENLVLQSIQPVLRALGLGNVPVINIGPYWHARTARRRACQVDVMLRTRRALYLFEVKFRDKIGTSVMDEMQRKLARLRLPSSLSVRTGLIYEGELHPDIETSDHFEFLLPFGDLLGVD
- a CDS encoding type II toxin-antitoxin system VapC family toxin, producing the protein MNLLLDTHVWLWWLFDDDRLSARARAMVADPDNAVFVSAASAWEVATKHRLGKLPSAQVLVQDMAGWVHRAGFRALPIDIVHAQKAGSWPSAHRDPFDRMLAAQSVLEQLPLLTKDAAFAQLGVATLW